The Lolium perenne isolate Kyuss_39 chromosome 6, Kyuss_2.0, whole genome shotgun sequence genome segment GTTAAATTTAAGCAAATCCTTAACACCCAGGCCACCTTTTTGTTTTGGCTTACAAATCCATTTCCATTTCATAAAGTGATACTTCCTTCTATCAACACTACCaaccccaaaaaaaaaaaacctgatAGATTATCTATTTGCTctatatttttctttttcttgtgtAAAAGTCTCAAGAACACTTGTAGAATATCATCCGTCCTGGTTTCATCCAGGCTCACTTTAGATTTCACGGGGCACCAAAGTTGGTGGGCATTTTAAGTGAATGAGAAGCCCGTAGCCGTTTGGAATCTTTCCTCAATCGTTCACTCCATAGTCGTCTCGCTGGGCTGCTGCACATCAATCGACCCTAAACAGAAAACCTAACGTCGTATTTTGGGCATGTTGCTATAGCTAGTGGACTTGGCTGGACCATCGTACCGCATCCAACCTCACGTAGCGAGTGGGCTCTACAAGAGATGGTTCTTATGAACCGTACTGTTACTCGCCAACTGCAAAAATCTTCCATAGTTCCATGTAGACAAGCACTCGCGAGAGGTGCCTTGTGAAATCATGTACCGCGCAAATGCCCCATGCATGTGTGCTAGGAAGAGATGATACATTAGCTTGCTTGGTCTACTTGAATTGGCGCTCACCGATTTGAGCGATGATCGATGACACTCCTCGCTGTCATCACTCCACAACGGGGAGCGCGAATGCATAAGCTTGAATTTGGATCGTGCACGTAAGTACGTAACTACCTGATCTCCTGGACTCTTCCCAGCAATTCCACCAACAGATGCACCTAGTGCTGTCTCCAAGTGCGCCGGGATCAATTCGGTTTGCATACTGCTCCCTCCGTTCCGTAGTCACGACAAGTTTTATGGAACCGAgacacactagtagaaaatagACCTTCCGACCAGACCTTTTGTCTTGGCTCAGTCTGAAACCGGGACAAATGGTTAGGGCACGTCATCCCAAAATCAGCAAGGTatggggtcttttgtcgcggttcTTTAAGGCATTTTGTCCCGGTAAAAGGGTCTGAGGCCTTTTGCGACCTACTGGCAGGCGGCAACCCTTTTGTCCCGACTGGAGACAAGAGCCGGGACATAAAGTCCAACGGTCGTTCCCGCGCAGAACCTGATCGCCGTCACCATTACTAGCATACAGACATCGATCGACGCACACAGAATTCGGGTCACCGGCGCCGGCGGCCGGCCATGGGAATTGATCACCCGTTGGCCGGCCTCTTCATCTTCACCTTCTTCACCTTCATATATTCTTCACATCTCCTCACCATTGCCACACATCTCTTTTCACATATCTCATCTCTCCCACAAAATCTCTCTCTCCCCGTCGACGTTCCGGCCTCAATGGAGCACCTCGCGCGCGCCAAGGCTCCTCGATCTCGGATATACCATCACATGGCCGAAGGGATGGCTTTCAAGGTCACGGTCGCTCTCCGTTCATCAAGAGTGGAGAAGTGGATCCGCGACGTCAAGAGGGACTTTCTCGACGCCGCACCAACCAAGTGCGTCGGCTTGGACTGCGAGTTCACCGACCCTCGCGAGGGTGATCAGCGCGCCGTCGTCCTTCAACTCTCGGTGGCGACCGAGACTTTGGTATTCCAGATCTGTTGGGCCGATGAAGTGCCACAAGTTCTCAAGGAGTTCTTACAGGACGGGAACATCAGATTCTGCGGCGCGGCTATCGACAAAGATGTGCAAATGCTGAGTCCCTACGGTATTAATATTACTTCTGAGTTTGACCTCCAGAAGATACTCCCGAACCCCACCAACAAGCCCACTCCGAGTCTATATGATCTGACAAACTCTACCATTTGGACAAACcttgagaagaagaagaggaagaagtaccagaagAAGGACGTCGCCGCGCAAGAAAAAGAAGATGAGCTGATTTTGGATGGGCCAATGTTCCATTGAGCTACGAGCAAGTGCACTATGCCGCTCTAGACGCTCACCTGGGCTTCGAGATGGCTAGGAGGCATTGGATGCTAGTTGCTACAATAGCCATGTTGATTGTCTCAATATTTAGAGATGATGAGTAGATGGTGGTGTGTGGAACGGTGAGTGTCTTCTATATTTGTATGAACTATGAATCATTTCAATATATCGAATATTTTTATTGTTATTTAAATTTCTCATATTTTTCTAATTGCGGTTTACAGATTCCTCAGATATTAATTATGTCGTATCCAAATTATCCACATAATTTGGCCATATTCTTGCGGCAGGGGCAAGAATTACCAAACATGATGGAGCATTTTCCATGGTGTATGAGTTTTCTTGTGTGGGATGCATAAGTATCTAGGATTGATTTCACGTTTGCTGCTTGTTCAGTCGTctatgccttgaagaagagcaAATTCCTCACATTGGAATTCTATATTATTATCCTATGGTAGTATTTATAACAAGGTACAATCACATTCGCGGGAGCACAATAGGAAAGAACCGAtgagttaagcgtgctgagggtggagtagtgtgaagatgggtgaccgaccggtaAGTGACTAAGTCTAGAATTTTACTAAAGATTAAGTATAAATAGTGTTAACAATGATCCAAGTGAGAGAGTAACGAgtcaaacaaaaagaaaaatgaaaaataaaataaaaaaggaaaaatgAAACCTTTTGTCCCGGTTGGGCGGTTGGGCTTACGAGCTAGGAATAAATGTCCTCCAACCCAAATCCTGTATCGCAGCCACGTGGTGGACTATATGTCCCGGCTAGTAAGCGGGCCAGGATAAAAGGTTGGGCCTTTTGTCCCGCCTCCGTTGTCCCGGGCCAGTAAGCGGTCGAGTCCTGCTCCTTTTCCACCACCTGTGAGCATCGCAGCACGGCCAACCACATCGCCGTACCGGAGCAGCGAGGCCTCCTTGGCACAGCCTGGAGGTTGAACACCACCCGATGACGCCGACCAGAAAAGATTGTAGCCGACGGCAGAGGCGGGAGGGGTCACCTTTCGACCATCAAAGGCGGTAGTTGAGAAAGAACTGTCGCGGTTGCCCTCCCAGAAGAAGTTCTAGAGTTCCCCTGCTGTAGACCCTCCTCACCGCAGCCCAGCTGCACGAGCTCGAACTCCCCCGCATCACCATGAGTAAGGGAGAAGAGCCACACACCTGGACTACAGCAAACAAACCTGCCAAAAACGAGCTTTATTGATGGAGGTGCCGGTAGAGCTCCTCCCCATAGCCTTCGGCTCCGACCACCGGAGCTCCGCGAAGAGAAGAACCACCACCAGCCAGGCCAAGATCCAGCCCGAGAGATCCGACCCCCACCTCCCGGCATAACGCCAGTCGCCATAAAGGACAGAAGACTAACTTAAACACCTAAACTACTGTACACAGGGTGGGACCCTCACCTACTCGTCCCCGGCCACCGCCGGAGAGGAGAAGGGAGGGGCCGCCCCGGATCTAGAGGGGAGGTGGAGCTACAGGAGAGAGGATAGAGCCAAGGGGaaagaaggttgaagacgccgtggtatttttcttgtttattatcctgATTTTTGTTACTCCCTCTGATCTAAAAAACTGTTGGACGGACATTTTTGCAAACACACCCTCAATCAATTTAGCTAATCAACCCGCCGTCCCTGGCCAGCTAGCTTACATGCATCCGTATGTGGGACCATATGCATGTTGCTACGCATGTGCGGCTCCGTACGTGCCAGGAGACGCATGATGCATCACATAGGTGGGCAGTTCGTCATCAAATTGATTAATTTCAAAGGGGTTAGCAGTAAAAAGTAATTAGACTACAACTTTCGACACTTTTTttaggatcggagggagtacaaaattcGAATTCAACATTTAAAAGTTTTAAATAATCTGAATGTAGCTAATGATGTAATTTACCACTGTGCAAAATTTCAGGATGAAATAAGTTGTATTAAaggctacacaaaaaagacaaattctgaCAAATGTTGGAGATTCAAAATCTACACTGTTCACGTTTCAGATCCTTGAATTTGTGAATTTCGCACAGCCCAAAATACTGATTCTTTTATATTGCTTCTTTTTCACAGTCCTAGTGTATCATTGTCTACCTATAGAATTTTTGGTCCTAATTTTTTGAACCTTTAAAATACCATTTTCGGATTTTAGAAAAAAGGGGATCCATGTAGCTCGAGCTACAAAATGCCACACTCCAATCGTACGTGCATATAAATTTTTCCAAACAATAGAGTTAGTTACAACTCTACaggtgtcgagggtgctcctcggcaatgccctccgataggggcttagggttgatggaatcctgcaagctgacacgagacatcggtacacatacaagcggggagagcgatttacccaggttcggggccctcgatgaggtaaaacccttacgtcctgcctgttgtaggataacgttgcatagaaaacaaaagttttcctaccgcgaacacgaaatccaagccaagatgcaatctagaagatggtagcaacgaggggattatcgagtctcacccttgaagagattccaaaagcctacaagagtaggctcttgttgctgcggtagacgttcacttgccgcttgcaaaagcgcgtagaagatcttgatcacgatcggttccggcgccacgaacgggcagcacctccgtactcggtcacacgttcggttgttgatgaagacgacgtccacctccccgttccagcgggcagcggaagtagtagctcctcttgaatccgacagcacgacggcgtggtgtcggtggtgatggagaaatccggcggagcttcgcttaagcgtgcgggatgtggtggaggagagagaccgctagggtttggggagagagggtggttgggcgccggccctctaaggggtgcggccaaggctgaggcttgaagtgatccgcccccctctcctatgcccctcattatataggtggaagcaccaagagttctagtccaagtcttcgaataagaccccaacactaaaacctcccatatgtgggaaacctactcaaggagggagtcccacccaaggtgggattcccacctttccttgaggtgggttggccggccaccctaggggagtccaccttggactcctcccctttagggttggctggtcatgcaaggtggagtccctccgggactctactttccatggtgatttcttccggacttttctagaaccttctagaacctgccataaatgcaccggatcatttccaaacttggaatatgacttcctatatatgaatcttattctccggaccattccggaactcctcgtgatgtccgggatctcatccgagactccgaacaaatattcgaactccattccatattcaagttctaccatttcaacatccaactttaagtgtgtcaccctacggttcgtgaactatgcggacatggttgagtactcgctccgaccaataaccactagcgggatctggagatccataatggctcccacatattcaacgatgactttagtgatcgaatgaaccattcacatacgataccaactccctttgtcacgcgatattttacttgtccgaggtttgatcatcggtatcactctatacctttgttccacctcgtctcctgacaagtactctttactcgtaccgtggtatgtggtctcttatgaacttattcatatgcttgcaagacattagacgacattccaccgagagggcccagagtatatctatccgtcatcgggatggacaaatcccactgttgatccatatgcctcaactcatactttccggatacttaatcccacctttataaccacccatttacgcagtggcgtttgatgtaatcaaagtacctttccggtataagtgatttacatgatctcatggtcataaggactaggtaactatgtatcgaaagctttatagcaaataacttaatgacgagatcttatgctatgcttaattgggtgtgtccattacatcattcatataatgatataaccttgttattaataacatccaatgttcatgattatgaaactaatcatccattaatcaacaagctagtttaagaggcatactagggacttcttgttgtctacatatcacacatgtactaatgtttcggttaatacaattatagcatggtatgtaaacattatcataaacttaaagatatattataataaccattttattattgcctcttgggcatatctccaacagtctcccacttgcactagagtcaataatctagattacattgtaatgtacctaatgatacgtctccgacgtatcgataatttcttatgttccatgccacattattgatgttatctacatgttttatgcacactttatgtcatattcgtgcattttctggaactaacctattaacaagatgccgaagtgccgattctttgtttctgctgtttttggtttcagaaatcctagtaaggaaatattctcggaattggacgaaatcaacgcccaggggcctatttttccacgaagcttccagaagtccgaagacgaaacgaagtggggtcacagggtgcccaaaccctagggcggcgcggcccccccccttggccgcgccgccctgtcatctggggcccctgtgccgcctcttgacttgcccttccgcctacttaaagcctccgtgacgaaacccccagtaccgagagccacgatacggaaaaccttccagagacgccgccaacgccgatcccatctcgggggatccaggagatcgcctccggcaccctgccggagaggggaatcatctcccggaggactctacgccgccatggtcgcctccggtgtgatgagtgagtagtctacccctggactatgggtccatagcagtagctagatggttgtcttctccccattgtgctatcattgtcggatcttgtgagctgcctaacatgatcaagatcatctatctgtaattctatatgttgcgtttgttgggatccgatgaatagagaatacttgttatgttgattatcaaagttatatctatgtgttgtttatgatcttgcatgctctccgttactagtagatgctctggccaagtagatgcttgtaacttcaagagggagtatttatgctcgatagtgggttcatgccttcattgacacctgggacagtgacaaaaagttctaaggttgtgttgtgctgttgccactagggataaaacattgatgctatgtctaaggatgtagttgttgattacattacgcaccatacttaatgcaattgtctgttgctttgcaacttaatactggagggggttcggatgataacctgaaggtggactttttaggcatagatgcagttggatggcggtctatgtactttgtcgtaatgcccaattaaatctcactatactcatcatgatatgtatgtgcatggtcatgccctctttatttgtcaattgcccaactgtaatttgttcacccaacatgctgcttgtcttatgggagagacacctctagtgaactgtggaccccggtccaattctctttactgaaatacaatctcttgcaatcttgttctcttgttttctgcaaacaatcatcttccacacaatacggttaatcctttgttacagcaagccggtgagattgacaacctcactgtttcgttggggcaaagtactttggttgtgttgtgcaggttccacgttggcgccggaatccctggtgttgcgccgcactacatcccgccgccatcaaccttcaacgtgcttcttggctcctcctggttcgataaaccttggtttctttctgagggaaaacttgctactgtgcgcatcataccttcctcttggggttcccaacgaacgtgtgagttacacgccatcaagctctttttctggcgccgttgccggggagatcaagacacgctgcaaggggagtctccacttctcaatctctttactttgtttttgtcttgcttagttttatttactactttgtttgctgcactaaatcaaaatacaaaaaaattagttgctagttttactttacttgctatcttgtttgctatatcaaaaacacaaaaaaattagtttacttgcatttactttatctagttgctttattgtcttgcactctatattaaaaatataaaaaaattagttacttttgttaccatgtctagctctgaacctgttacttcttcgcctgaagaattagtcttcacttttaaacaaggggatgaggagagttttaaggatgcttggtctagaatttttatttcttatcgtaaaactgaaactcaaatgactctaagttttctccttagtaatttttattttggtcttatggttcgctatagatatgctttggatactttagtgggaggagatttccttcattgcaatggggatcaagcttttaatgccataaagaagttggttgcatcacatgattcagctaataactttgattcagccctcactagcatatatagtagattaaacaatctcgagataagtacatctcgcttggatgataactattgccacgttcgtaatcgtcttgaacaagttttaatgaactctaaactctcattgtgggatcctgctgttaaaattgttatcggtgatcgaactctccatgcttactgtgatattatgtatgaattttgccttatgcctgaaagtatttataaatctttgaaactttggggagttgaggaaggaggagaagaaataactctcattgataactctactataattcctaaaggaatagccgcaggtgtgcatacaaccattcttggaagaacaatatccattgattatcttgttattgaaacaggaaaactcacactcggaagatccctgctgaaactattgggagcagtcattgatgttggagaaggtactctgaaattcacctctataccggggggaaatcatatatttcctaaaccaaagggaaagaaaaacaataagaaaggtaagggtaaagcccaaggtaaggttgacacaccatctcttgataatacttgatacacactttctgcgcctagctgaaaggcgttaaagaaaagcgcttatgggagacaacccatgtttttacctacagtactttgtttttattttgtgtcttggaagttgtttactactgtagcaacctctccttatcttagttttgtgttttgttttgccaagttaagccgttgatagaaaagtaagtactagatttggattactgcacagttccagatttctttgctgtcacgaatctgggtccacctccctgtaggtagctcagaaaattaagccaatttacgtgcatgatcctcagatatgtacgcaactttcattcaatttgagctttttcatctgagcaagtctggtgccattttaaaattcgtcaatacgaactgttctgttttgacagattctgccttttatttcgcattgcctcttttgctatgttggatgaatttctttgatccactaatgtccagtagcattatgcaatgtccagaagtgttaagaatgattgtgtcacctctgaatatgttaatttatattgtgcactaaccctctaatgagttgtttcgagtttggtgtggaggaagttttcaaggatcaagagaggagtatgatgcaacatgatcaaggagagtgaaagctctaagcttggggatgccccggtggttcacccctgcatatattaagaagactcaagcgtctaagcttggggatgcccaaggcatccccttcttcatcgacaacattatcaggttcctcccctgaaactatatttttattccatcacatcttatgtgctttttcttggagcgtcggtttgtttttgtttttttttgtttgaataaaatggatcctagcattcactttatgggagagagacacgctccgctgtagcatatggacaagtatgtccttggtttctactcatagtattcatggcgaagtttctttttcgttaaattgttatatggttggaattggaaaatgatacatgtagtaattgctataaatgtcttgggtaatgtgatacttggcaattgttgtgctcatatttaagctcttgcatcatatgctttgcacccattaatgaataaatacatagagcatgctaaaatttggtttgcatatttggtttctctaaggtctagataatttctagtattgagtttgaacaacaaggaagacggtgtagagtcttataatgttttcaatatgtcttttatgtgagttttgctgcaccggttcatccttgtgtttgtttcaaataagccttgctagcctaaaccttgtatcgagagggaatacttctcatgcatccaaaatacttgagccaaccactatgccatttgtgtccaccatacctacctactacatggtattttccgccattccaaagtaaattgcttgagtgctacctttaaaattccatcattcacctttgcaatatatagctcatgggacaaatagcttaaaaactattgtggtattgaatatgtaattatgcactttatctcttattaagttgcttgttgtgcgataaccatgtttactggggacgccatcaacttttcattgttgaatttcatgtgagttgctatgcatgttcgtcttgtctgaagtaagggcgatctacactgagttgaatggtttgagcatgcatattgttagagaagaacattgggccgctaactaaagccatgatgcatggtggaagtttcagttttggacaaacatcctcaaatctctaatgagaaaagaattaattattgttgaatgcttaaagcattaaaagaggagtccattatctgttgtctatgttgtcccggtatggatgtctaagttgagaataatcaaaagcgagaaatccaaatgcgagctttctccttagacctttgtacaggtggcatagaggtacccctttgtgatacttggttaaagcatatgtattgcgatgataatccaggtagtccaagctaattaggacaaggtgcgggcactattagtacactatgcatgaggcttgcaacttataagatataatttacatgatgcatatgctttattactaccgttgacaaaattgtttcatgttttcaaaatcaaagctctagcacaaatatagcaatcgatgcttttcctctatggaggaccattcttttactttcaatgtcgagtcagttcacctatttctctccacctcaagaagcaaacacttgtgtgaactgtgcattgattcctacatacttgcttattgcacttattatattactctatgttgacaatatccatgagatatacatgttacaagttgaaagcaaccgctgaaacttaatcttcttttgtgttgcttcaatgcctttactttgaattattgctttatgagttaactcttatgcaagacttattgatgcttgtcttgaagtgctattcatgaaaagtctttgctttatgattcacttgtttactcatgtcataaacattgttttgatcgctgcattcactacatatgctttacaaatagtatgatcaagattatgatggcatgtcactccagaaattatctgtgttatcgttttacctgctcaggacgagcagaactaagcttggggatgctgatacgtctccgacgtatcgataatttctt includes the following:
- the LOC127329089 gene encoding uncharacterized protein: MEHLARAKAPRSRIYHHMAEGMAFKVTVALRSSRVEKWIRDVKRDFLDAAPTKCVGLDCEFTDPREGDQRAVVLQLSVATETLVFQICWADEVPQVLKEFLQDGNIRFCGAAIDKDVQMLSPYGINITSEFDLQKILPNPTNKPTPSLYDLTNSTIWTNLEKKKRKKYQKKDVAAQEKEDELILDGPMFH